One segment of Brassica napus cultivar Da-Ae chromosome C3, Da-Ae, whole genome shotgun sequence DNA contains the following:
- the LOC106424629 gene encoding uncharacterized protein LOC106424629: MNLRSKGSTNLAPRVDNIKALERELGRQRREREKQAHLHRLGLEMERNPNQPEGVYEVDDHRQNVQGVPPGAAQEEHGQGAANLRPQNQQRLGRSIGTYDQPNINGNRLGIRAPPVANNNFEIKSSLINMIENNKYHGLALEDPLDHLDRFDKYCGLSKTNGVSEDAFKLRLFPFSLGDKAHTWEKNISSDTITTWDECKKAFLNKFFSATRTANLRNQISGFQQRGLEGFLDAWERFRSYLSQCPHHGFNNESLLSTFYRGVLPKFKSQLDTASNGNFLGRTVEDALELLENMTQSDSVYNDEYDRRDRGGGGEDMTTKRELKALQDKIDMLLSEKTKKEELHMVAEVDRVECQEDMYYVNAQGTWYKKEPDYQYQNNYQQKPFYNNQQKPFNNYQPRPFYNNQPKPFYNNNQGGYQPKQNFPPGFSPKPSQPAQDQAGSSTQPPQESSTEAMLKQLLEGQARSEKQLGYELKNLHNKIDGNYHDLNNKFKALENQFVSMTASSSRQQGSLPGKPEQNPKETIKAITLRSGRELPPKVLIKDNEKQGGEVVINVDDDVVIVDEKTNEEILEKIVEAKGKRKIGEEKVENKNEAATSTKEKLFTPPPYEPKLPFPGRFKKQLLEKYKALFDKQMSEVHLTMPIIDAFMLVPQYSKFLKDAVEQKKKEMEGMVILTHECSAIIQRLTVPRKLEDPGSFTLPCAIGPLTFERCLCDLGASVSLMPLSIAKKLGFTQYKKCKISLVLADRSVKLPIGILEDLPVKIGNCEVPTDFVVLEMDEEPRDPLIFGRPFLATAGAMVNVRDGTIDLHLEKDHTLHFDIKEMMKKPTTQREIFYIDEMDVLADDFLEELAIEDSLQHALTIERETQMIENKESDELVRRLDVHLEEDGEDEFMELPQVTQHAASADIQENLHEADWSELKAPKVELKPLPDGVRYAFLGPNETYPVIVSSELTENELSMLLNELKKYRKALGYSLDDIKGISPSLCMHRIHLEDESKTSIEHQRRLNPNLKDVVKKEIIKLLDAGVIYPISDSNWVSPVHVVPKKGGITVVKNENDELIPTRTITGHRMCIDYRKLNAASRKDHFPLPFIDQMLERLANHPYYCFLDGYSGFFQIPIHPNDQEKTTFTCPYGTFAYRRMPFGLCNAPATFQRAMMSIFSDLIEDVMEVFMDDFSVYGSSFATCLSNLCRVLQRCEDTNLVLNWEKCHFMVKEGIVLGHKVSEKGIEVDKAKIDVMVGLAPPRTVKDIRSFLGHAGFYRRFIKDFSKIARPLTKLLCKEIIFNFDEECLEAFKKLKEELTSAPIVQPPDWSLPFEIMCDASDYAVGAVLGQKKDKKTHVIYYASRTLDDAQMKYATTEKELLAIVYAFEKFRSYLVGSKVIVYTDHAALRHLLAKKDAKPRLLRWILILQEFDLEIKDKPGVENGVADHLSRLRVECGIPIDEGLPEEQIMAIEAMVTACETGRKIEEMKAIDETGPWYADLVNYLACGREPLNLTGYARKKFFKDVKRYYWDEPYLYTLCKDQIYRRVVAQEEVEGILTHCHGSAYGGHFATFKTVSKVLQAGFWWPHMFKDTQEFVSRCDPCQRRGNITKRNEMPQNPILEVEVFDVWGIDFMGPFPSSYGNEYILVAVDYVSKWVEAIASPTNDAKVVLKMFKSIIFPRFGVPRVVISDGGTHFINKLFENLLKKNGVKHKVATAYHPQTSGQVEISNREIKSILEKTVGTTRKDWSTKLDDALWAYRTAFKTPLGTTPFNLVYGKACHLPVELEYKALWAVKMLNFDIKSAKEKRLFQLHELDEIRLDAFENSRIYKEKTKAFHDKKILKREFNIGDQVLLFNSRLKLFPGKLKSRWSGPFKIKEVRPYGAIVLWNKTGGDFTVNGQRVKLYMAATPEKEGTSVPLTDPKPA; this comes from the coding sequence aagctcagattgtttcccttctctttgggagacaaggctcacacttgggagaaaaacatctcaagtgatactatcaccacttgggatgaatgCAAGAAGGCCTTCCTCAACAAGTTCTTCTCAGCTACAAGGACTGCCAACCTTAGAAATCAGATCTCTGGTTTTCAACAAAGAGGACTTGAAGGATTTTTAGACGCATGGGAGAGATTCAGAAGCTACCTGTCTCAATGTCCTCACCATGGCTTCAACAATGAGAgcttgctaagcactttctacaGAGGAGTCTTGCCTAAATTCAAAAGCCAGCTTGACACTGCAAGCAATGGAAACTTCTTGGGGAGGACTGTGGAAGATGCTTTAGAACTCTTGGAGAACATGACACAGAGTGACTCTGTCTACAATGATGAATATGATAGAAGAGAcagaggtggtggaggagaagatATGACCACAAAGAGAGAGCTGAAAGCACTTCAAGACAAGATTGACATGCTACTATCAGAAAAGACCAAGAAAGAGGAGTTACATATGGTTGCTGAAGTTGATAGAGTAGAATGCCAAGAAGATATGTACTATGTCAATGCTCAGGGTACATGGTACAAGAAGGAGCCTGACTATCAATACcagaacaactaccaacagaaacccttctacaacaaccaacagaagccattcaacaactaccagccaagaccattctacaacaatcagcctaagccattctacaacaacaaccaagGTGGTTACCAACCCAAACAGAACTTCCCTCCTGGATTCTCACCAAAACCAAGTCAACCTGCACAAGACCAAGCTGGATCATCAACACAACCTCCACAAGAGAGTAGTACTGAAGCTATGCTGAAACAATTATTGGAGGGACAAGCAAGAAGTGAGAAACAATTAGGGTATGAGCTGAAAAATCTCCacaacaagattgatgggaattaccatgatctaaacaacaagttcaaagccttggagaaccagtttgtctctatgacagccagctcaagtcgccaacaaggttccCTACCTGGAAAGCCTGAACAAAACCCAAAGGAGACAATAAAGGCAATCACCCTAAGGAGTGGAAGAGAGTTGCCTCCTAAAGTTCTCATTAAGGATAATGAGAAACAAGGTGGGGAGGTGGTCATCaatgtagatgatgatgtggtgaTTGTGGATGAGAAGACTAATgaggaaatcttggagaagatagttgaagctaagggcaagagaaagattggagaggagaaagttgagaacaaaaatgaggctgctacatcaacaaaggagaaattgttcactcctcctccctatgagccaaagcttccctttcctggaagattcaagaagcaactcctagagaagtacaaagccttgtttgacaagcaaatgagtgaagttcatctcaccatgcccataattgatgcatttatgctggttccacaatacagcaagttcttgaaagatgctgtagaacaaaagaagaaagagatggaagggATGGTGATTCTTACTCATGAGTGCAGCGCCATTATTCAGAGACTGACTGTCCCAAGGAAGCTAGAAGACCCTGGTAGTTTCACCCTGCCATGCGCCATTGGACCTTTGACATTTGAGAGATGTCTATgtgatttgggagcaagtgtcagcctcatgccactatccattgccaagaagcttgggtttacacaatataaaaagtgCAAGATCTCTTTGGTGCTAGCTGATCGATCTGTCAAGCTCCCCATTGGCATCCTAGAAGATCTTCCTGTCAAGATAGGAAATTGTGAAGTGCCTACTGACTTTGTAGTGCTTGAGATGGATGAAGAGCCTAGAGATCCTTTGATCTTTGGAAGACCTTTCTTGGCAACTGCTGGAGCAATGGTGAATGTGAGAGATGGCACAATTGATCTCCACCTTGAAAAAGATCACACTCTCCATTTTGAtatcaaggagatgatgaagaagcccaCAACTCAAAGAGAAATATTCTACATTGATGAGATGGATGTCTTGGCTGATGATTTCCTTGAGGAGTTAGCGATTGAGGACTCTCTTCAACATGCCCTGACCATTGAAAGAGAGACCCAAATGATTGAAAACAAGGAGAGTGATGAGCTAGTAAGAAGGCTAGATGTTCACCTTGAGGAGGATGGAGAAGATGAGTTCATGGAGTTGCCACAAGTGACTCAACATGCTGCCTCAGCAGACATTCAAGAGAACCTCCATGAAGCTGATTGGAGTGAGCTCAAggcaccaaaagtggagcttaaacctcttcccgatggtgtaaggtatgctttccttggacctaatgagacatatcctgtcattgtgagtagtgagctgactgagaatgaattgtctatgcttttaaatgaacttaaaaagtatagaaaagcactaggatactcacttgatgacattaaaggaatctcaccatctttgtgcatgcataggatacatctagaggatgaatctaaaacttcaattgaacaccaaagaagattaaatcctaatttgaaagatgttgttaaaaaagagataatcaaattgttagatgcTGGTGTGATCTATCCTATCTCTGATAGCAATTGGGTTTCACCTGTGCATGTAGTTCCTAAAAAGGGTGGCATAACAGTTGTTAAGAACGAAAATGATGAgttaataccaacaagaacaataactggacataggatgtgcattgactatcgaaaactgaatgcagcctctagaaaggatcatttccctTTACCATTCATTGATCAGATGTTAGAGAGGCTAGCTAACCATCCCTattattgtttccttgatggatactctggatttttccaaatccctatacacccaaatgaccaagagaaaacgacattcacttgtccttatggtacctttgcatatcgaaggatgccatttggactgtgcaatgcaccagcaacattccaaagagcaatgatgtcgattttctctgatcttattgaggatgtaatggaggtgtttatggatgatttttctgtatacggttcttcgtttgctacttgtttgtcaaatctttgcagggtattacagagatgtgaggacactaacctggtgctcaattgggagaagtgtcacttcatggtcaaggaagggattgttCTTGGACACAAAGTTTCTGAGAAAGGAATTGAAGTGGACAAAGCCAAGATAGATGTCATGGTTGGTCTAGCTCCACCAAGAACAGTGAAGGATATAAGAAGCTTCCTTGGCCATGCTGGTTTCTACAGAAGGTTCATCAAAGACTTCTCCAaaatagctagaccattgaccaAGCTGCTGTGCAAGGAGATCATCTTCAACTTTGATGAAGAATGCCTAGAAGCCTTTAAGAAGCTGAAGGAGGAGCTCACCAGTGCCCCAATAGTTCAACCACCAGATTGGAGTCTACCCTTCGAAATCATGTGCGACGccagtgactatgctgtgggggCAGTCTTGGGGCaaaagaaggacaagaagacacatgtgatctactatgctaGTAGAACACTTGATGATGCCCAAATGAAGTATGCCACAACTGAGAAGGAGCTGTTGGCAATTGTCTATGCCTTCGAGAAGTTCAGGAGCTACCTGGTAGGGTCTAAGGTCATTGTAtacactgatcatgctgcaCTACGACATCTACTAGCCAAGAAGGATGCCAAGCCAAGGCTGCTCAGATGGATATTAATACTACAAGAGTTTGATCTCGAAATCAAGGACAAGCCAGGAGtggagaatggtgtagctgatcacctTTCAAGATTAAGAGTGGAGTGTGGGATTCCTATTGATGAGGGACTCCCTGAAGAGCAGATTATGGCTATAGAAGCAATGGTCACAGCTTGTGAGACTGGAAGGAAGATTGAAGAAATGAAGGCAATTGATGAAACAGGCCCATGGTATGCTGATCTAGTGAACTACTTGGCATGTGGAAGGGAACCATTGAATCTGACAGGCTATGCAAGGAAGAAGTTCTtcaaggatgtgaagagatactactgggaCGAGCCTTACCTCTACACTCTTTGCAAAGATCAAATCTATAGAAGAGTAGTAGCTCAAGAGGAGGTGGAAGGAATCCTCACACACTGccatggatcagcctatggagGTCACTTTGCCACCTTCAAGACTGTCTCCAAGGTGCTACAAGCAGGATTTTGGTGGCCCCATATGTTCAAAGACACACAAGAGTTTGTGTCAAGGTGTGACCCATGCCAAAGGAGAGGGAACATCACcaagagaaatgagatgcctcaaaatccTATCTTGGAAGTggaagtgtttgatgtgtggggcattgacttcatgggaccattcccatcTTCCTATGGTAATGAATACATTCTTGTTGCTGTggattatgtctccaaatgggtggaagctataGCCAGCCCAACCAATGATGCTAAGGTTGTcctcaagatgttcaagagcattatcttcccaaggtttggagtcccaagagttgtgatcagtgatggaggcacccacttcatcaacaaacttTTTGAGAACCTTCTTAAGAAGAATGGTGTCaagcacaaggtggcaactgcttatcatccccaaacaagtggccaagttgagatttccAACAGGGAGATAAAGTCCATTTTGGAGAAGACTGTGGGGAcaacaaggaaggattggtctacaaagcttgatgatgcactttgggccTATAGGACTGCTTTCAAGACACCCTTGGGAACCACTCCCTTCAATCTTGTCtatgggaaagcttgccatctgccagtggagcttgagtacaaggcattaTGGGCTGTTAAgatgctgaactttgacatcaagagtgccaaagaGAAAAGACTTTTCCAACtccatgagcttgatgagattcgacttgatgcttttgagaactcaaggattTACAAAGAAAAGACCAAGGCATTCCATGACAAGAAGATCCTGAAGAGGGAGTTCAACATTGGAGATCAAGTGTTGCTCTTCAACTCTCGATTGAAGTTGTTCCCTGGAAAACTTAAGTCAAGATGGTCCGGCCCTTTCAAGATCAAAGAAGTGaggccatatggagcaattGTGCTTTGGAACAAGACCGGTGGGGACTTTACAGTGAATGGCCAAAGAGTCAAGCTGTACATGGCGGCCACACCTGAGAAGGAAGGAACCTCGGTTCCACTTACCGATCCCAAACCAGCCTAA
- the LOC106385427 gene encoding TLC domain-containing protein 4-like isoform X2 yields the protein MDIKSYQSHAEGFVKHYLLADPFLPYTSVLAGIFLCKMAYDITQSFSSIHIKSYSALTKVKRTEWNNRSLQGLIVFRSSSISSFGLGVSVGYFLADLGMIIWLYPTLGGSEYIFHHCLSGVAVAYSLFSGEAQLYTYMVLLSEVTTPEINLRWYLDISCLKRSKAYLINGVAIFLAWLTARILLFVYMFYHVYVHYDQVAMMHPFGYLLVFVVPVALSVMNLMWFGKIVKGLMKTLEKKDNKE from the exons ATGGACATCAAGTCTTACCAGAGTCATGCAGAGGGTTTTGTTAAACACTATCTATTAGCAGATCCGTTTCTTCCATACACTTCTGTTCTTGCTGGAATCTTTCTCTGCAAGATG GCCTATGATATTACCCAGTCATTCAGCTCAATTCATATCAAATCATACTCAGCTCTCACAAAAGTGAAGAGAACTGAATGGAACAACAG AAGTCTTCAAGGCCTTATAGTGTTTCGCAGCTCGTCTATTTCTAGCTTTGGTTTAGGG GTATCCGTCGGTTACTTTCTTGCTGATCTTGGAATGATCATTTGGTTATACCCTACTTTAGGAGGATCAGAATAT ATTTTCCATCACTGCTTATCTGGAGTAGCAGTAGCTTATTCTCTGTTCTCCGGAGAAGCTCAGCTTTACACATATATGGTTTTACTCTCTGAGGTGACTACACCAGAGATCAATCTTAGGTGGTACCTTGACATTTCTTGTTTGAAGCGATCTAAGGCTTATCTTATTAATGGAGTTGCTATTTTCTTGGCTTGGTTG ACAGCAAGAATCCTTCTCTTCGTCTACATGTTTTACCATGTCTATGTACACTATGATCAG GTGGCAATGATGCATCCATTCGGTTATCTACTGGTTTTTGTCGTACCGGTTGCATTAAGTGTAATGAACTTGATGTGGTTTGGTAAGATAGTGAAGGGACTGATGAAAACTCTTGAGAAAAAAGACAATAAGGAATGA
- the LOC106385427 gene encoding TLC domain-containing protein 4-like isoform X1: MDIKSYQSHAEGFVKHYLLADPFLPYTSVLAGIFLCKMAYDITQSFSSIHIKSYSALTKVKRTEWNNRGISTLHAIFISLMALYFVFFSDLFSDQRSLQGLIVFRSSSISSFGLGVSVGYFLADLGMIIWLYPTLGGSEYIFHHCLSGVAVAYSLFSGEAQLYTYMVLLSEVTTPEINLRWYLDISCLKRSKAYLINGVAIFLAWLTARILLFVYMFYHVYVHYDQVAMMHPFGYLLVFVVPVALSVMNLMWFGKIVKGLMKTLEKKDNKE, from the exons ATGGACATCAAGTCTTACCAGAGTCATGCAGAGGGTTTTGTTAAACACTATCTATTAGCAGATCCGTTTCTTCCATACACTTCTGTTCTTGCTGGAATCTTTCTCTGCAAGATG GCCTATGATATTACCCAGTCATTCAGCTCAATTCATATCAAATCATACTCAGCTCTCACAAAAGTGAAGAGAACTGAATGGAACAACAG AGGAATTTCTACACTCCATGCGATCTTTATCTCATTGATGGCACTCTACTTTGTGTTCTTCTCTGATTTGTTTTCTGACCAAAGAAGTCTTCAAGGCCTTATAGTGTTTCGCAGCTCGTCTATTTCTAGCTTTGGTTTAGGG GTATCCGTCGGTTACTTTCTTGCTGATCTTGGAATGATCATTTGGTTATACCCTACTTTAGGAGGATCAGAATAT ATTTTCCATCACTGCTTATCTGGAGTAGCAGTAGCTTATTCTCTGTTCTCCGGAGAAGCTCAGCTTTACACATATATGGTTTTACTCTCTGAGGTGACTACACCAGAGATCAATCTTAGGTGGTACCTTGACATTTCTTGTTTGAAGCGATCTAAGGCTTATCTTATTAATGGAGTTGCTATTTTCTTGGCTTGGTTG ACAGCAAGAATCCTTCTCTTCGTCTACATGTTTTACCATGTCTATGTACACTATGATCAG GTGGCAATGATGCATCCATTCGGTTATCTACTGGTTTTTGTCGTACCGGTTGCATTAAGTGTAATGAACTTGATGTGGTTTGGTAAGATAGTGAAGGGACTGATGAAAACTCTTGAGAAAAAAGACAATAAGGAATGA